A region of Flavobacterium album DNA encodes the following proteins:
- a CDS encoding RrF2 family transcriptional regulator, translating into MLSKKTKYGLKALIYIARQDSTVPVLISDISANEQIPKKFLEAILLDLKKFGILGSKKGKGGGYYLLKDPKTITAATLIRVLDGPIAMLPCVSLNYYEKCDDCPHEDVCSLNKFLAEVRDNTLELLQHKTLHDLTGA; encoded by the coding sequence ATGCTTTCAAAAAAGACGAAATACGGGCTTAAGGCGCTCATCTATATTGCCAGGCAGGATAGTACCGTGCCTGTGCTGATATCTGATATTTCCGCAAATGAGCAGATACCTAAAAAATTTCTTGAGGCCATACTGCTTGACCTCAAGAAATTTGGTATCCTTGGCTCTAAAAAAGGCAAGGGTGGGGGCTACTACCTTTTAAAAGACCCTAAGACTATCACGGCGGCAACCCTCATCAGGGTCCTCGACGGGCCTATCGCCATGCTGCCCTGCGTGAGCCTTAACTACTACGAAAAGTGTGACGACTGCCCGCATGAGGATGTCTGCTCGCTTAATAAATTCCTTGCCGAGGTGCGCGATAATACCCTGGAGTTGCTGCAGCACAAGACTTTACACGATTTAACAGGCGCGTAA